Proteins found in one Pongo pygmaeus isolate AG05252 chromosome 8, NHGRI_mPonPyg2-v2.0_pri, whole genome shotgun sequence genomic segment:
- the LOC129006336 gene encoding cytochrome P450 2C18, translated as MSKSLTNFSKVYGPVFTVYFGLKPIVVLHGYEAVKEALIDHGEEFSGRGSFPLAEKVNKGLGILFSNGKRWKEIRRFSLMTLRNFGMGKRSIEDRVQEEALCLVEELRKTNGLQ; from the exons ttctCAAAAGTCTATGGCCCTGTGTTCACTGTGTATTTTGGCCTGAAGCCCATTGTGGTGTTGCATGGATATGAAGCAGTGAAGGAGGCCCTGATTGATCATGGAGAGGAGTTTTCTGGAAGAGGAAGTTTTCCATTGGCTGAAAAAGTTAACAAAGGACTTG GAATCCTTTTCAgcaatggaaagagatggaaggaGATCCGGCGTTTCTCCCTCATGACTCTGCGGAATTTTGGGATGGGGAAGAGGAGCATCGAGGACCGTGTTCAAGAGGAAGCCCTCTGCCTTGTGGAGGAGTTGAGAAAAACCAATG gtCTGCAATAA